A window of Sutcliffiella cohnii contains these coding sequences:
- a CDS encoding DUF2512 family protein: MRHLSAIVIKTAMVALVLWFILSGLYNYPIGGTFVLSLFIVGISYLIGDLGILRISNNIIATIADLAITTFALWLLAPIVYGVGIPFGAAFISALIIGVGEWFFHKFVANGLLNNNPSPIS, encoded by the coding sequence TTGAGACATTTATCAGCGATCGTAATTAAAACAGCGATGGTAGCGCTTGTTTTATGGTTTATATTATCAGGATTATATAATTACCCTATTGGAGGAACGTTTGTTCTTTCTCTATTCATTGTAGGGATAAGTTATCTAATAGGGGACTTAGGAATATTAAGGATTTCCAATAACATAATTGCAACAATTGCTGACTTAGCAATTACAACCTTTGCATTATGGTTACTTGCTCCAATCGTTTACGGTGTCGGAATACCATTCGGAGCAGCATTCATTTCGGCTTTAATCATCGGAGTTGGTGAATGGTTCTTCCACAAATTTGTTGCCAATGGCTTACTAAATAATAATCCTAGTCCCATTTCATAA
- a CDS encoding type III polyketide synthase produces MPKIVSVGTAVPKFALNQETVVEFARELFSHSYSDIERLLSIFSNGNISKRHFVKGLDWFKENHSFEEKNDVYIQEAISYGVRAINNCLNNESMLHEAIHLDEIDAIFYISSTGISTPSIEARIMNKLSFSEHVKRIPIWGLGCAGGAAGLTRAFEYCKAFPEHKVLVLTVELCSLTFQRQDPSKSNLVGTSLFADGIACACIVGDLVEFNNKITCPSIIDTLSTLMKDSEEVMGWDIKNDGLYVVFSRDIPTIIRTWLHTNVQKFLLKHNLSTNEIDQCIFHPGGKKVLDAYEKSLQLSKDKLKSSQTILNLYGNMSSATIFYVLKEVMEKEAQKGDTGLAVALGPGFCSEQVLLKWED; encoded by the coding sequence ATGCCAAAAATAGTTTCTGTTGGGACTGCAGTACCTAAATTTGCATTAAATCAAGAAACTGTAGTTGAGTTTGCTCGTGAACTTTTTTCTCATTCTTATAGTGATATTGAACGATTATTATCGATATTTTCTAACGGTAATATATCAAAGCGTCATTTTGTAAAAGGACTCGATTGGTTTAAAGAAAATCATTCATTTGAAGAAAAAAATGATGTATATATACAAGAAGCAATTTCTTACGGTGTTAGAGCAATTAACAACTGTTTAAATAATGAAAGTATGTTACATGAGGCTATACATTTGGATGAAATTGATGCTATTTTTTACATATCATCTACTGGAATTTCAACACCTAGTATTGAAGCAAGAATAATGAATAAATTAAGTTTTTCTGAACATGTGAAAAGAATTCCAATATGGGGTTTAGGGTGCGCTGGTGGAGCGGCAGGATTAACGAGAGCCTTTGAATATTGTAAAGCTTTTCCTGAACATAAAGTTTTAGTTTTGACAGTCGAGCTTTGTTCGCTAACGTTTCAAAGACAGGATCCTTCAAAAAGTAATCTCGTCGGTACATCACTTTTTGCAGATGGAATTGCGTGTGCATGTATTGTGGGCGATTTAGTAGAATTTAATAACAAAATAACATGCCCGTCCATTATAGATACACTTTCAACGTTAATGAAAGATTCAGAGGAGGTAATGGGGTGGGATATTAAAAATGATGGATTATACGTCGTATTTTCACGTGATATTCCAACCATTATACGAACATGGTTGCATACTAATGTTCAAAAATTCCTTCTAAAACATAATTTATCTACTAACGAAATAGATCAATGCATATTTCATCCAGGTGGAAAGAAAGTGTTAGATGCTTATGAAAAAAGTTTACAGTTATCTAAAGATAAATTAAAGAGCTCTCAAACTATTTTAAACCTTTATGGAAATATGTCTTCTGCGACTATATTTTACGTTTTAAAAGAAGTAATGGAAAAAGAAGCACAAAAAGGCGATACCGGACTTGCCGTAGCGCTAGGACCTGGATTTTGTTCTGAGCAAGTACTTCTTAAATGGGAGGACTGA
- a CDS encoding SdpI family protein, translating into MEDILLGFILFMAGLVLFTFPPKRINSFYGYRTHNSMKNINNWKTANQFSSKLLMLIGLVLSMVGYFTSPIWALVTLVPLIGILFLLVEWRISK; encoded by the coding sequence ATGGAGGATATTTTGCTTGGATTTATTCTTTTCATGGCAGGACTAGTATTATTCACGTTCCCGCCAAAAAGAATTAACTCCTTTTACGGGTACAGAACTCATAATTCCATGAAAAATATAAATAATTGGAAAACCGCTAATCAATTTAGTAGTAAGCTATTAATGTTGATTGGACTAGTCTTATCTATGGTAGGTTATTTCACATCTCCCATCTGGGCACTCGTTACATTAGTTCCTCTAATCGGGATATTGTTTTTACTTGTTGAATGGCGTATAAGCAAATAA
- a CDS encoding sulfurtransferase, which translates to MSNIINAQWVNDHLNEIVLIDCRFHLQDPLKGKEEYKKEHIPNAFYFDLNKDLSSDISTHGGRHPLPNMIEFVSNLQQCGINNTSTIVAYDDQQGAMASRFWFLLTYLGHKNTFIMKESFAEWKEKGFPTTDVIPKISKEKVSIEVDLQKDLLVTMEDVRNRLESINKGEIVLIDSREEVRYKGIQEPIDRIGGHIPGAVNKFWLDIKKGKESFQDLDPTKEVIVYCGSGVTACPNVLALREAGFHNVKLYAGSWSDWISYNDNPVSTDS; encoded by the coding sequence ATGTCCAATATTATTAACGCACAGTGGGTCAATGATCATTTAAATGAAATTGTCCTCATCGATTGCCGTTTTCATTTGCAAGATCCACTTAAGGGAAAAGAAGAATATAAAAAGGAACATATTCCGAATGCTTTTTATTTTGATTTAAATAAAGATTTGTCAAGTGATATAAGTACTCATGGTGGCCGTCATCCACTTCCCAACATGATTGAATTTGTAAGTAATCTTCAGCAGTGTGGCATAAATAATACTTCTACTATTGTTGCTTATGATGACCAGCAAGGAGCAATGGCCTCAAGGTTTTGGTTTTTATTAACGTATTTAGGGCATAAAAATACATTTATTATGAAAGAAAGCTTTGCAGAATGGAAAGAAAAAGGCTTTCCAACAACAGATGTAATACCTAAAATTAGTAAAGAAAAAGTATCGATTGAAGTAGATTTACAAAAGGATTTATTAGTCACGATGGAAGATGTCCGTAACCGACTAGAATCGATTAATAAAGGAGAAATCGTCCTTATTGATTCTCGAGAAGAAGTACGATACAAAGGAATACAAGAACCAATCGATCGTATCGGAGGCCATATACCTGGAGCAGTTAATAAATTTTGGTTAGATATAAAGAAAGGAAAGGAATCTTTTCAAGATTTAGATCCAACAAAAGAAGTTATTGTATATTGTGGCTCTGGAGTAACAGCTTGTCCAAATGTTCTTGCACTAAGAGAAGCTGGCTTTCATAATGTAAAACTTTATGCAGGTAGTTGGAGTGATTGGATTTCCTATAATGATAATCCAGTAAGTACAGATTCATGA
- a CDS encoding YpbS family protein translates to MSVHKEISAHAKKQNEIVTTFLTLEAKREQYIDEAIQICMEGKPFSTDKINAVTEKMNHLARNGIAPQRKLVSIEMVKEYVMRLKRRES, encoded by the coding sequence ATGAGCGTACATAAAGAAATTTCAGCACATGCAAAAAAACAAAATGAAATAGTAACTACATTTTTGACACTTGAAGCAAAAAGGGAACAGTATATTGATGAAGCGATTCAAATATGTATGGAGGGTAAACCTTTTTCCACAGATAAGATAAATGCAGTAACAGAGAAAATGAATCATCTTGCAAGAAATGGAATTGCTCCACAAAGAAAATTAGTTAGTATTGAAATGGTAAAAGAATATGTTATGAGGTTAAAGCGTAGGGAGAGTTAA
- a CDS encoding TetR/AcrR family transcriptional regulator, giving the protein MDGFQRRKEEKMNNILEAALQLFMEFGIQKVSISQIAKKANVSQVTIYNYFDSKHNLIREVFIYYTDNVTLEFEKLINSELPFPDKIKQIIFNKKKAANQLHEELYEYFLKEYREEGNHLQKLYAEKVLPQIMSFFEDGKKEGFINKNLSNEAILFYFQMMTDYFKKEETYQQLLPLTEDIMQILFYGILGKDPSTN; this is encoded by the coding sequence ATGGACGGGTTTCAGCGCCGTAAAGAAGAAAAAATGAACAATATATTAGAAGCAGCTCTCCAACTATTTATGGAGTTTGGGATTCAGAAAGTGTCGATATCACAAATAGCAAAAAAAGCTAACGTATCACAAGTTACCATTTACAATTATTTCGATAGTAAACATAATCTGATTCGCGAAGTGTTTATATATTATACAGATAACGTTACCCTTGAATTTGAAAAGTTAATAAATAGTGAATTGCCCTTTCCTGATAAAATAAAACAAATTATATTTAATAAGAAAAAAGCCGCTAATCAACTACACGAGGAATTATATGAATATTTTTTGAAAGAGTATAGAGAAGAAGGGAATCATTTGCAAAAATTGTACGCGGAAAAAGTACTACCACAAATAATGAGTTTTTTCGAAGATGGTAAGAAGGAAGGTTTTATCAATAAAAATCTGTCAAATGAAGCAATATTGTTTTATTTTCAAATGATGACAGACTACTTTAAAAAGGAAGAAACCTATCAACAACTACTTCCTCTAACGGAAGACATTATGCAAATATTGTTTTACGGTATATTGGGAAAAGACCCAAGTACAAATTAA
- a CDS encoding ABC transporter ATP-binding protein, translating to MTVLNITELKKSFGKFSALNGVNMEVHEGEVYGFIGPNGAGKSTTIRILLGVLKASSGDAKIFGKDVWKDAVDIHKRVAYVPGDVNLWPNLTGGEVIDLFLKLRGDINVSRREQLIEKFQLDPSKKCRTYSKGNRQKVALVSAFAADADFYLLDEPTSGLDPLMERAFQDCVMEAKLAGKSVLLSSHILSEVEKLCDRVGIIRQGEIIESGSLTELRHLTRTRLIVQTKEPITDLSKLNGVHEVENSRDSISFQVDADQLDIVIKYLGQYGIVKLESAPPTLEDLFMRHYDISSASRGDRGE from the coding sequence ATGACCGTACTTAATATTACTGAATTAAAAAAAAGTTTCGGTAAATTTTCAGCATTAAATGGAGTAAATATGGAAGTGCATGAAGGAGAAGTTTATGGGTTTATTGGGCCAAATGGGGCTGGGAAATCGACGACCATTCGAATTTTGCTTGGAGTATTAAAAGCATCAAGTGGTGATGCTAAAATCTTTGGAAAAGATGTATGGAAAGATGCTGTTGATATTCATAAAAGAGTTGCTTATGTTCCTGGTGACGTTAATTTATGGCCGAATTTAACAGGTGGCGAAGTAATTGACTTATTTTTGAAGTTAAGAGGGGACATAAACGTTAGCCGGCGTGAACAATTAATTGAAAAGTTTCAATTAGATCCATCCAAAAAGTGCCGTACGTATTCAAAAGGAAATAGACAAAAAGTAGCATTAGTATCAGCGTTTGCAGCCGATGCAGATTTTTATCTGTTAGATGAGCCAACATCAGGGTTAGACCCATTAATGGAAAGAGCTTTTCAGGACTGTGTGATGGAAGCAAAACTAGCCGGAAAAAGCGTCCTCCTATCAAGCCACATTTTATCAGAGGTAGAAAAATTGTGTGATAGAGTAGGAATCATACGCCAAGGCGAAATTATTGAAAGTGGAAGTTTAACAGAATTACGTCATTTAACAAGAACTAGACTAATAGTTCAAACAAAAGAACCAATTACCGACTTAAGTAAACTAAACGGAGTACATGAAGTTGAGAACTCTCGTGATTCTATAAGCTTCCAGGTTGATGCTGATCAGCTAGATATCGTAATAAAGTATTTAGGACAATACGGTATAGTAAAGCTTGAAAGTGCACCACCGACTTTAGAAGATCTGTTTATGAGACATTATGATATTTCATCCGCTTCAAGAGGAGATAGGGGTGAGTAA
- a CDS encoding isoprenylcysteine carboxylmethyltransferase family protein: protein MFTLIISLVITQRLVELIIARRNEISMKTKGAIEFFPEHYKYIVLIHISFFLSLLLEVSFFNKQLSTIWPAILALFLVTQAIRIWVLFSLRNYWNTKIIVLPGANIVMRGPYKFVRHPNYIIVCLEIILIPIMFQAYWTAIVFTILNAWVLSIRIPLEERALSEANTKYDEYIEHKNRFSPTFNKFTE, encoded by the coding sequence GTGTTTACCTTAATTATATCTTTAGTTATTACGCAAAGATTAGTGGAACTAATAATTGCAAGACGTAACGAAATATCGATGAAAACAAAAGGAGCAATTGAGTTTTTTCCAGAACATTATAAGTATATTGTCCTTATCCATATTAGTTTTTTTCTTTCACTCTTGTTAGAGGTTAGTTTTTTTAATAAACAATTATCGACAATTTGGCCAGCTATTTTAGCACTGTTTTTAGTAACACAAGCTATTCGAATATGGGTGCTTTTTTCATTACGCAATTATTGGAATACCAAAATTATTGTGTTACCAGGAGCTAATATCGTAATGAGGGGACCATATAAGTTTGTACGGCACCCAAACTATATCATTGTTTGTTTAGAAATTATCCTTATTCCGATTATGTTTCAAGCATACTGGACGGCCATAGTATTTACTATTTTAAATGCATGGGTATTATCAATAAGAATTCCGTTAGAAGAGAGAGCATTAAGCGAAGCGAACACAAAATATGATGAATACATAGAGCACAAAAATAGGTTTTCACCTACATTTAATAAATTTACAGAATAA
- a CDS encoding nucleotidyltransferase domain-containing protein, with protein MDFSNLFSQLEKEHNFQILFACEAGSRTYGTAGENSDYDIRIIYKRTIKEYLSLKPNNNDSFTYKNGEFDIQGWDLRKALLLAKKSNPSLYEMINGNEYYVANSSLVSSLRTIINDTYSKKVLASHYTQLLAKNIKLYNEKKKSSYLYHSFRSALMIEYMLKFHQLPPIALSQLINSSEMFSQNDLNIVIEIKKNGTISNEDSMNRLLKELQLYVVEAKRLIDHLEQLDTNKVQWSSLEHIFLEQIGFKQ; from the coding sequence ATGGATTTTTCTAATCTTTTTTCACAACTAGAAAAGGAACATAATTTCCAAATTTTATTCGCTTGCGAAGCCGGCAGTAGAACGTATGGTACAGCTGGTGAAAACAGTGATTACGATATTAGAATCATTTACAAACGAACTATAAAGGAATATTTATCTCTAAAACCTAACAATAATGATTCATTCACTTATAAAAATGGTGAATTTGATATTCAAGGGTGGGATTTGAGAAAAGCACTACTATTAGCGAAGAAATCAAATCCTTCTCTATATGAAATGATCAATGGGAATGAATATTATGTAGCAAATTCATCCTTAGTAAGTTCGCTTCGGACTATCATAAATGATACCTATTCGAAAAAAGTATTAGCGAGTCATTATACGCAGCTGCTGGCTAAAAATATAAAGCTGTATAATGAAAAGAAGAAGAGCTCTTATTTGTATCATTCATTTCGTTCTGCACTTATGATTGAATATATGTTGAAGTTTCATCAACTTCCTCCCATAGCATTATCACAATTAATAAATAGTAGTGAAATGTTCTCGCAAAATGATTTAAACATAGTGATAGAAATAAAAAAGAATGGTACTATATCGAATGAAGATAGTATGAACAGATTATTAAAAGAGCTTCAACTTTATGTTGTTGAAGCAAAACGATTAATTGACCATCTTGAACAGCTCGATACGAACAAAGTGCAGTGGAGTAGCTTAGAACATATTTTTCTTGAACAAATTGGATTTAAACAATAA
- a CDS encoding GNAT family N-acetyltransferase, with protein MSQLTMKFTAKDESEVVLRPITLQDAEDIVTAVTSIIEAGEYIQKDVPRTVEEERQFIQSMMDNENMYMGVEREGKVIGIARIIRGDIKMKRHTGLFRTWIIEDAQGLGIGKKIMEYTNAWCKQYKLRKLCLTVFSTNKPAYKLYERYGFVEEGVQKEQAYINGQYVDEILMAQFYSDK; from the coding sequence ATGTCACAACTAACAATGAAATTTACTGCAAAAGATGAATCTGAAGTAGTTTTAAGGCCTATAACTTTACAAGACGCAGAAGATATCGTTACAGCTGTAACGTCTATAATAGAAGCGGGAGAATATATTCAAAAAGATGTACCTCGGACTGTTGAAGAAGAAAGACAATTTATCCAAAGTATGATGGATAATGAAAATATGTATATGGGTGTGGAGCGAGAAGGAAAAGTAATTGGTATCGCACGAATTATTAGAGGAGATATAAAAATGAAGCGTCATACTGGGTTGTTTAGAACTTGGATTATAGAGGACGCTCAAGGTCTAGGAATTGGCAAAAAAATAATGGAGTACACGAATGCTTGGTGTAAACAGTATAAGTTACGAAAATTATGTTTAACGGTTTTCTCTACGAATAAACCAGCCTATAAATTATACGAACGCTATGGCTTTGTTGAAGAAGGAGTACAAAAGGAACAAGCATACATTAACGGCCAATATGTAGATGAAATATTAATGGCCCAATTTTACTCAGACAAATAA
- a CDS encoding chemotaxis protein CheX, whose product MSLDLSIQHVITGAIESVKAIIPASISYAEPKLYIQETTDISLGVLITLIGDIHAQLIIQGESTVFQKLAGMLFGMEVEGEMLLSFTGELGNMIVGNLTMQISEIGIKTDITPPNVLSEQKEYYLHSETVITSIYVQDYGKMDILLGLKAS is encoded by the coding sequence ATGTCATTAGATTTATCAATTCAGCATGTAATTACAGGAGCTATAGAATCCGTTAAAGCGATTATTCCAGCCTCCATTAGCTATGCAGAGCCAAAGCTTTATATACAAGAAACGACTGATATTTCATTAGGTGTATTAATTACGTTAATTGGCGATATTCATGCACAATTAATTATTCAAGGAGAAAGTACAGTATTTCAAAAGCTAGCTGGGATGTTGTTTGGTATGGAGGTAGAAGGTGAGATGTTACTATCATTCACTGGAGAACTAGGAAATATGATTGTTGGAAATTTAACAATGCAAATTTCGGAAATTGGAATTAAAACAGATATTACTCCACCTAATGTTTTAAGTGAACAGAAAGAGTATTATCTACATTCTGAGACTGTTATCACTTCTATATATGTCCAAGATTATGGCAAAATGGATATTTTATTAGGGTTAAAAGCATCTTGA
- a CDS encoding dynamin family protein, which produces MGVTTKVEKQTLLDLQQKTSNVFMNIHNSGDRQRAKKLAQLLQKMNKKELMIAFCGHFSAGKSTFINELLQEQVLPSSPIPTSANVVTIKKGNEKAIVQFFEDEPLEILPPVEFSKIKEYCKAGDQVESVLYQFPFQHLDDSLVILDTPGIDSTDDAHRVSTESALHLADVTFYVMDYNHVQSEVNLQFIKDLQQKGKKLYLIINQIDKHQENELPFSVYKKRILQSLHEWNIEQCPMFFTSLKQQAHPLNELKKVKLLLSKLLNDKETIVKTTIKMATETIINEHIEWQYENEAERLASLKQQLDENKTLKQLQNELTEKRNLYNGLLEKQNKKQLSFQEEVQKILDNANITPYEMRELSKAYLQSMQKEFKVGLLFSKKKTEEERQKRETSFVQDIKNRVQTHVEKHVQEYMLAFIEKEGITNPTWMQRIQTITIAIDRNFIEKHVKNGAGDSGDAVLNFTKDLASSIRKEYKNITFSLMNECFKELEMNERATIEKLKSELEQLEKKINAQEQYEKIVNNIQQTHNNLLDMLGNPSKSASAEELKSATAMYASKVKRQVSGDDLDSITVNKEYSSNALETYTNINSSQKTLADTITNLNLVSEQISKLPPFKRIAKELRERSNRLNNQKFTVALFGAFSAGKSSFANALFGEKVLPVSPNPTTASINKISPVTAENSHGTVHVKMKKEQHLLQDVQLALSIFRLQASTLEEAKEVIKSLESINIVDPKSKPHISFLQAFAKGYSSMKSHIGNLLTISLNEFEDYVATEEKACFVEWIEVFYDCHLTQQGITIVDTPGADSVNARHTEVSFEYIKNSDAILFVTYYQHAFSKADREFLIQLGRVKDAFSLDKMFFIINAADLANTAEELQLVKNYVGEQLLSYGIRNPRLFALSSLHGLTEKTGEIPLSLPSFMRDSQLPQFENAFYRFIEDDLVHMSINAAEEELKRIIVNVDTVFRSAQESDEEKKEKLNYYRNVAKKMLDRIDQFQVTDYKVLLEKEIKELLYYVIQRLFLRYREFFKEAFNPSVLRDDLNIKEQLQSSFNELFVDMEHDLTQEVRATTVRLEKYISTTLNNYQHNVKSDIQKLDKNCNFALVENNRVKSLTIQSGLKQISDKEKKNIYSFYRNSKSFFEKNEKEKMRDYMEEVFQPVVEQFILEQNSKLAQYYCGVLDEQFYYVQNVITKQVEEYYDGIIAGLSQDLDMDMWSNVLLNIKKTNEG; this is translated from the coding sequence ATGGGAGTTACAACAAAAGTAGAAAAGCAAACTTTATTAGATTTACAACAAAAAACATCGAACGTATTTATGAATATTCACAATAGTGGGGATCGCCAACGTGCCAAAAAATTAGCGCAGTTGCTTCAAAAAATGAATAAGAAGGAATTAATGATAGCGTTTTGTGGTCATTTCTCTGCAGGTAAATCAACATTTATAAATGAGTTGTTACAAGAGCAAGTATTGCCTTCAAGTCCAATTCCAACCTCAGCTAATGTTGTCACCATTAAAAAGGGGAACGAAAAGGCTATTGTTCAATTTTTTGAAGACGAACCTTTAGAAATACTTCCTCCTGTTGAATTCAGTAAAATAAAAGAATATTGCAAAGCTGGAGACCAAGTAGAAAGTGTTCTATATCAATTTCCTTTTCAACATTTGGATGACTCACTAGTAATTCTAGATACACCTGGTATTGATTCAACAGACGACGCACACCGCGTATCAACCGAATCAGCACTACATTTAGCAGATGTAACCTTTTACGTGATGGACTATAATCATGTTCAATCGGAAGTTAACTTACAATTTATTAAAGATTTACAACAAAAAGGGAAAAAGCTCTATTTAATTATTAACCAAATCGATAAACATCAAGAAAATGAATTGCCTTTTTCTGTTTATAAAAAAAGAATATTGCAGTCACTCCATGAGTGGAATATAGAACAATGTCCGATGTTCTTTACAAGTTTAAAGCAACAAGCTCATCCATTAAACGAACTTAAAAAAGTAAAACTGTTGTTATCAAAATTATTAAACGATAAAGAAACTATTGTAAAAACGACAATCAAAATGGCGACAGAAACGATTATTAACGAGCACATTGAATGGCAGTATGAAAATGAAGCGGAAAGGCTCGCCTCATTAAAACAACAGCTGGACGAAAATAAAACGTTAAAACAATTGCAAAACGAACTTACGGAAAAGAGAAATTTGTATAATGGTTTACTAGAAAAACAAAACAAAAAACAACTTTCTTTTCAAGAAGAAGTTCAAAAAATATTAGACAATGCTAATATTACACCGTATGAAATGCGAGAGTTATCAAAAGCATACTTACAATCTATGCAAAAGGAATTTAAAGTTGGGTTGTTATTTTCAAAAAAGAAAACGGAAGAAGAAAGACAAAAAAGGGAAACATCTTTTGTTCAGGATATAAAAAACAGAGTACAAACACACGTAGAAAAGCATGTTCAAGAATACATGTTAGCTTTTATTGAAAAAGAAGGAATAACGAATCCTACTTGGATGCAAAGAATACAAACAATAACGATTGCCATTGACCGTAATTTTATTGAAAAGCATGTAAAGAATGGTGCGGGCGATAGTGGTGATGCAGTCTTGAATTTCACAAAGGATCTTGCAAGTTCTATTCGAAAAGAGTATAAAAATATAACATTCTCTTTAATGAATGAATGCTTTAAAGAGCTTGAAATGAATGAAAGAGCTACTATTGAAAAGTTAAAATCAGAATTAGAACAATTAGAGAAAAAAATTAACGCACAAGAGCAATATGAAAAAATCGTTAACAATATCCAGCAAACGCACAACAATTTATTAGATATGTTAGGGAATCCTTCTAAAAGTGCAAGTGCTGAAGAGTTAAAGAGTGCAACAGCAATGTATGCAAGCAAAGTAAAACGGCAAGTAAGTGGAGATGATTTGGACAGTATCACTGTTAATAAAGAGTACAGTTCTAATGCTTTAGAAACTTATACAAATATTAATTCATCTCAAAAGACGTTAGCAGATACCATTACAAATTTAAATTTAGTATCTGAGCAAATAAGCAAGCTACCGCCATTCAAACGAATTGCCAAAGAGTTAAGGGAACGGTCCAATAGGTTAAATAATCAAAAATTTACGGTTGCGTTATTTGGAGCATTTAGTGCTGGAAAATCTTCATTCGCAAATGCTTTATTCGGCGAAAAAGTTTTGCCAGTCTCGCCAAATCCAACTACAGCATCGATTAATAAAATTTCACCAGTAACAGCAGAAAATAGCCACGGAACTGTTCATGTTAAAATGAAAAAAGAACAACATTTATTACAAGATGTACAGCTTGCTCTTTCGATATTTCGACTACAGGCAAGTACATTGGAAGAAGCGAAGGAAGTCATAAAAAGTTTAGAATCAATCAATATAGTTGATCCAAAAAGTAAACCGCATATAAGTTTTTTACAAGCTTTCGCTAAAGGATATTCTTCCATGAAATCTCATATCGGAAATTTACTCACTATTTCCTTAAATGAATTTGAAGATTACGTAGCAACGGAAGAAAAAGCGTGTTTTGTAGAATGGATTGAAGTATTTTATGATTGCCACTTAACGCAGCAAGGTATAACAATCGTTGATACTCCAGGTGCTGACTCTGTGAACGCAAGACATACAGAAGTATCCTTTGAATATATTAAAAACTCTGATGCTATTCTTTTCGTTACGTACTATCAACATGCATTTTCAAAAGCTGATAGAGAATTTTTAATCCAGCTTGGACGCGTAAAAGACGCATTCTCGCTAGATAAAATGTTCTTTATTATTAATGCTGCTGACCTAGCAAACACAGCGGAAGAGTTACAATTAGTGAAAAACTATGTTGGGGAACAACTTCTTTCGTATGGTATTCGAAACCCAAGATTATTTGCACTTTCTAGTCTACATGGATTGACAGAAAAAACCGGTGAAATTCCTTTGTCACTACCGTCATTTATGAGGGATTCACAGCTCCCTCAATTTGAAAATGCGTTTTATCGTTTCATTGAGGACGATCTTGTTCATATGTCAATTAACGCAGCGGAAGAAGAACTGAAACGTATTATAGTAAATGTAGACACTGTTTTTCGTTCTGCCCAAGAAAGTGATGAAGAGAAAAAAGAAAAGTTAAATTACTACCGAAATGTTGCAAAGAAGATGTTAGATAGAATTGATCAGTTTCAAGTTACTGATTATAAGGTGTTACTAGAAAAAGAAATCAAAGAACTCCTTTATTACGTAATTCAACGTTTGTTTTTACGTTATCGTGAATTTTTTAAAGAAGCGTTTAATCCGTCTGTTTTACGTGATGACCTTAATATTAAAGAGCAGCTACAATCTTCATTTAATGAACTCTTCGTTGACATGGAGCATGATCTCACTCAAGAAGTAAGAGCAACAACTGTAAGACTTGAAAAGTATATTAGTACGACGTTAAATAATTACCAACATAATGTAAAAAGCGATATTCAAAAGCTTGATAAAAACTGCAACTTTGCACTAGTTGAGAATAACCGTGTGAAATCGTTAACAATTCAATCTGGATTAAAGCAAATTTCTGATAAGGAAAAGAAAAATATTTATTCGTTTTACCGAAATTCTAAAAGTTTCTTTGAAAAAAATGAAAAAGAAAAAATGAGAGACTATATGGAGGAAGTATTTCAACCGGTTGTTGAACAGTTTATATTAGAACAAAATAGCAAGTTAGCTCAATACTATTGTGGTGTTTTGGATGAACAATTTTATTATGTACAAAATGTAATTACTAAACAAGTTGAAGAGTATTATGATGGAATTATAGCTGGACTATCTCAAGATTTAGATATGGATATGTGGTCAAACGTTTTATTGAATATAAAGAAAACAAACGAGGGATAA